One window of Chamaesiphon minutus PCC 6605 genomic DNA carries:
- a CDS encoding ankyrin repeat domain-containing protein, whose protein sequence is MADKSIDYKRDDEYEDPYESSESETPLVAAVLSGDANAVQNLIDRGIDVDRFDACIEGWALGVAIEQNRSDLVKILLDAGASPDAGDISYNSLELAARQNDIDIFQLLLAAGADINQEGENDRRIIMTVAKYGNLAMVKLLVEAGAEVNLSYGGALSIAAEIGNRDIYDYLYPLVNRETREYADKYCQPELEQQIKKVEREQRKDIEQFIENAKLGDLTAVRQAIASGINIDEIGSKGQTALMFAAYYGRDSVIETLIDAGANLDLTSDAISDEEGRLGVGMTALMHAVNSIIANRDRTIQLLIDRGANIDLQGEYGKTALMFNNNYRPALKVLIRAGANLDLKDSEGNTALMLATLAGYGKAIELLKAAGASLAGLK, encoded by the coding sequence ATGGCTGATAAATCGATCGATTACAAACGTGATGATGAGTACGAAGATCCTTACGAATCGTCAGAATCTGAGACTCCATTGGTTGCGGCAGTTTTAAGTGGAGATGCCAATGCAGTACAGAATCTCATCGATCGAGGTATCGATGTCGATCGATTTGATGCGTGTATTGAGGGATGGGCACTGGGGGTCGCGATCGAACAAAATCGTAGCGATTTAGTTAAGATCTTACTCGATGCTGGAGCCTCTCCAGATGCTGGCGATATCAGTTATAACAGCCTAGAATTAGCCGCTAGACAAAATGATATTGATATTTTTCAGCTATTATTAGCTGCTGGAGCTGATATCAATCAAGAAGGTGAAAACGATCGGCGCATAATTATGACCGTGGCTAAATATGGTAATTTAGCAATGGTAAAGCTATTAGTTGAAGCTGGTGCGGAAGTCAATTTAAGTTATGGTGGCGCACTCTCGATCGCGGCTGAGATCGGAAATCGAGATATTTATGACTATCTCTATCCCTTAGTCAATCGAGAAACGCGTGAATATGCAGATAAATATTGCCAGCCAGAGTTAGAGCAACAAATTAAGAAAGTCGAAAGAGAACAAAGAAAAGATATCGAGCAATTTATTGAAAATGCAAAGTTGGGAGATTTGACAGCAGTTCGACAAGCAATAGCCAGCGGTATCAATATTGATGAGATCGGATCTAAAGGTCAAACAGCTCTGATGTTTGCAGCTTACTATGGGCGAGATAGCGTTATTGAAACGCTAATCGATGCTGGTGCTAATCTCGATCTAACGAGCGATGCTATAAGTGACGAAGAAGGAAGATTAGGTGTGGGGATGACTGCGCTGATGCACGCAGTTAATAGTATTATTGCAAATCGAGATCGCACGATTCAGTTATTAATCGATCGCGGCGCAAATATCGATCTTCAAGGAGAATACGGTAAAACAGCGTTAATGTTCAATAATAACTATCGCCCAGCCCTAAAAGTTTTGATTAGAGCTGGTGCTAATCTCGATCTCAAAGATAGTGAAGGAAATACAGCACTAATGTTAGCAACGTTAGCAGGATACGGCAAAGCAATCGAATTACTCAAAGCTGCGGGTGCGTCGCTGGCTGGATTAAAATAG
- the lnt gene encoding apolipoprotein N-acyltransferase, which produces MLLPFRDRINQSQLFKIGIVLGSGVLMGMTFAPVEAWYLAWVAIAPLWYLLCQRDGSLVYGLGWGVGCYGLALSWIFGIHPMTWMGVPYLASLGIATFCLTFITLWGASLVTLWSLGLRFIYTSKQQLNPFVRVILGTSLWCGLEELYSLTDLWWSPIAMTQSPHNLAILHLGQLSGPTTITGAIVFINGLIAEGCLIINRDSHAERLCQRSNRKLRLAWPYFGTAIASIIIFHSFGSNLAARPLLQQAESAIKIGIIQGNVGNEVRHYRSGYDLAMENYTKGYIDLAEQGVAAVVTPETAFPYRESQIQNTPFYRTILDKKVIAFLGGFGEVGNKITNSILTIDGAGQIVSRYDKWKLVPLGEYIPFEQYLGKLIDTISPLEAHLLAGKFAPIVNTPLGNFIFGICYDSAYPEHFRRQAQTGELIITASNDAHYGAGMPAQHHALDLMRAIETDRWTVRASNTGYSAVIDPHGRTQWISKLNEFAAHTHRVYRQNTQTLYVRYGNWLTPLLFAIGSILFFKSTSSAKSSNS; this is translated from the coding sequence ATGCTACTACCCTTTCGCGATCGAATTAATCAGAGCCAGCTATTCAAGATCGGCATCGTACTAGGTAGTGGTGTCTTGATGGGGATGACATTTGCGCCTGTTGAAGCTTGGTATTTGGCTTGGGTGGCTATTGCGCCATTGTGGTACTTACTGTGCCAACGCGATGGATCGCTAGTTTATGGCTTAGGTTGGGGCGTTGGTTGTTATGGGTTGGCATTGAGTTGGATCTTTGGCATCCATCCGATGACTTGGATGGGGGTTCCTTATTTGGCGAGCTTGGGAATTGCTACTTTTTGCTTAACTTTTATTACTTTATGGGGTGCGAGTTTAGTAACTTTATGGTCGTTAGGTTTGCGGTTTATTTATACCTCAAAACAGCAACTAAATCCCTTTGTGCGTGTAATTTTAGGGACGTCTTTATGGTGTGGATTGGAAGAATTATATAGTCTGACAGATTTATGGTGGTCGCCAATCGCCATGACTCAAAGTCCGCATAATTTAGCCATTCTCCATCTGGGACAATTATCGGGGCCGACTACTATTACTGGCGCGATCGTGTTTATTAATGGTTTAATTGCTGAAGGATGTTTGATAATCAATCGCGATTCTCATGCCGAGAGGCTCTGCCAACGATCGAATCGAAAACTTCGATTGGCATGGCCTTATTTTGGGACGGCGATCGCATCTATTATTATTTTTCATTCGTTCGGGTCGAATTTAGCCGCTCGCCCATTATTGCAGCAAGCTGAATCTGCCATAAAGATCGGCATCATTCAGGGGAATGTCGGTAATGAAGTCAGACATTATCGCTCTGGATACGATCTCGCCATGGAAAATTATACTAAAGGTTATATAGACCTGGCGGAGCAGGGAGTAGCAGCAGTTGTTACGCCAGAAACTGCTTTTCCATATCGCGAAAGTCAGATTCAAAATACACCTTTTTATCGCACGATTTTAGATAAAAAAGTTATTGCCTTCCTCGGTGGATTTGGCGAAGTGGGTAATAAAATAACGAATAGCATCTTAACGATCGATGGTGCGGGACAGATCGTCAGTCGTTATGATAAGTGGAAATTAGTGCCATTAGGTGAATATATTCCGTTCGAGCAATATCTGGGCAAACTTATCGATACAATCTCGCCTTTGGAAGCTCATTTATTAGCTGGCAAATTTGCCCCGATCGTCAATACACCGCTCGGTAATTTTATTTTTGGCATCTGTTATGACTCGGCCTATCCAGAGCATTTTCGCCGTCAAGCGCAGACGGGAGAATTGATTATTACCGCTTCTAATGATGCTCATTATGGTGCGGGAATGCCAGCTCAACACCACGCTCTAGATTTGATGCGAGCGATCGAAACCGATCGGTGGACGGTGCGTGCTAGCAATACTGGTTATTCGGCAGTTATCGATCCGCACGGACGCACCCAATGGATCTCTAAACTCAATGAATTTGCCGCTCACACTCATCGAGTTTATCGTCAAAATACCCAAACTTTATACGTTCGGTATGGTAACTGGTTGACACCGCTATTATTCGCGATCGGATCGATCTTATTCTTCAAATCTACTTCGTCTGCAAAAAGTTCAAATAGTTGA
- a CDS encoding NUDIX hydrolase, with the protein MPLGKEPAKLIQNKLHYQGRKFTFSVDKIELPNGVTGEWECIHHPGGALAVPITDDGKLVVVKQYRYPTQGRILEFPAGTLEVGEDAATTIAREIEEETGYRASKWHNLGEFFLAPGYCDEIIYAYLAQDLEKLAVQPAGDADEDISIMLMTPSEFEAAIYSGEPIDAKSIAAYFLAKPLLNLS; encoded by the coding sequence ATGCCATTAGGAAAAGAACCAGCCAAACTCATTCAAAATAAGCTACATTATCAAGGCCGTAAATTTACATTTAGTGTCGATAAGATCGAACTACCGAATGGTGTCACTGGCGAATGGGAATGCATTCACCATCCCGGCGGCGCATTAGCAGTACCAATTACTGATGACGGAAAATTAGTAGTAGTCAAACAATATCGCTACCCGACTCAAGGCAGAATTTTAGAATTCCCCGCCGGGACATTAGAAGTAGGCGAAGATGCCGCAACGACAATCGCGCGCGAAATTGAAGAAGAAACGGGATATCGCGCCAGCAAATGGCACAATTTAGGTGAATTTTTTCTCGCGCCTGGTTATTGCGATGAAATTATTTATGCTTATCTAGCGCAAGATTTAGAAAAATTAGCCGTCCAACCTGCGGGCGATGCCGATGAAGATATTAGTATCATGCTTATGACTCCTAGCGAATTTGAAGCGGCGATTTATAGTGGCGAACCGATCGATGCTAAATCGATCGCTGCTTATTTTCTCGCCAAACCACTATTAAATTTAAGTTAG
- a CDS encoding thiazole synthase — translation MDRPLIIAGKTFNSRLMTGTGKYRSIEQMQHSILASGCEIVTVAVRRVQTKAAGHEGLAEAIDWTKIWMLPNTAGCQTAEDAVRVARLGREMAKLLGQEDNNFVKLEVIPDGKYLLPDPIGTLQAAEQLVKEGFAVLPYINADPLLAKRLEEAGCATVMPLGSPIGSGQGIRNLANIQIIIENAKVPVVVDAGIGTPSEAAQAMEIGADALLINTAIACAENAPLMAEAMGLAAVAGRLGYLAGRIPVAKVAIASSPMTGTITS, via the coding sequence ATGGATCGACCCCTAATTATTGCAGGCAAAACCTTTAACTCGCGGCTGATGACGGGTACGGGCAAATATCGCAGCATCGAACAGATGCAGCACAGTATTCTCGCCAGCGGTTGCGAGATTGTCACCGTCGCCGTGCGCAGAGTCCAAACCAAAGCCGCCGGACATGAAGGCTTGGCAGAAGCGATCGATTGGACTAAAATCTGGATGCTGCCCAATACCGCTGGCTGTCAGACTGCCGAAGATGCCGTGCGGGTAGCGAGATTGGGTCGAGAGATGGCCAAATTATTGGGACAGGAAGATAATAACTTCGTCAAACTCGAAGTAATTCCTGACGGTAAATATCTCTTACCAGATCCGATCGGTACCCTCCAGGCAGCCGAACAACTCGTCAAAGAAGGCTTCGCCGTACTCCCCTATATTAATGCCGATCCACTGCTTGCCAAGCGGCTAGAAGAAGCCGGATGTGCGACAGTTATGCCCTTGGGTTCCCCGATCGGATCGGGACAAGGGATTAGAAATCTCGCCAATATCCAAATCATCATCGAAAATGCCAAAGTCCCCGTTGTCGTCGATGCGGGCATCGGCACCCCCAGCGAAGCCGCCCAAGCCATGGAAATCGGCGCAGATGCCCTCTTAATCAATACCGCGATCGCCTGTGCCGAGAATGCTCCGCTGATGGCCGAAGCGATGGGTTTAGCAGCCGTTGCGGGACGGTTGGGATACCTGGCAGGGAGAATACCTGTTGCCAAAGTTGCGATCGCCAGTTCGCCGATGACAGGAACAATAACCTCGTAG
- a CDS encoding DUF2499 domain-containing protein gives MHVLSIPTWVIHISSVIEWMTAIWLIWLYAETSGNLAWRSLSFGMLPALVSAMCACTWHFFDNTPTLEWLVTLQAAMTVVGNATMCLAAWHISKQSVVNN, from the coding sequence ATGCACGTACTCTCGATACCGACTTGGGTCATTCATATTTCTAGCGTCATTGAGTGGATGACTGCCATCTGGCTGATTTGGCTGTATGCCGAAACTAGTGGTAATCTAGCTTGGCGGAGTCTTTCATTTGGGATGTTACCCGCACTGGTAAGTGCCATGTGTGCGTGTACTTGGCATTTCTTCGATAATACTCCCACGCTAGAGTGGTTGGTAACTCTACAAGCAGCGATGACGGTAGTAGGTAATGCGACGATGTGTCTGGCTGCTTGGCATATTAGTAAGCAGTCAGTAGTCAATAATTGA
- the folK gene encoding 2-amino-4-hydroxy-6-hydroxymethyldihydropteridine diphosphokinase yields MTDLSLNNSLCAIGLGSNLGNSRATLIGAIERLQIQPQIELIAVSSWYQTAPIGPPQPDYLNGCATVKTSLTPLDLLSILQSIETDFGRVRQEVWGARTLDLDLLLYDNLIIDLPTLQIPHPRMLERAFVLIPLAEIAPDWHEPKSGDSIATLCNKLECAGVKLLPE; encoded by the coding sequence ATGACAGATTTAAGTTTGAATAATAGCCTATGCGCGATCGGATTGGGGAGTAATTTGGGAAATTCGAGAGCGACTTTAATTGGAGCGATCGAGCGATTGCAAATTCAGCCTCAGATCGAGCTAATCGCCGTTTCTAGCTGGTATCAGACCGCCCCAATCGGCCCCCCTCAGCCAGATTATCTCAACGGTTGTGCGACCGTGAAGACTAGTCTGACGCCATTAGATTTATTGAGTATTTTACAATCGATCGAGACTGATTTTGGGCGCGTGCGACAGGAAGTTTGGGGCGCGCGGACGTTAGATTTAGATCTGTTGCTGTATGACAATCTGATTATCGATCTCCCCACCTTGCAAATTCCCCACCCCCGAATGCTCGAACGCGCCTTCGTACTCATCCCGCTAGCCGAAATTGCCCCCGATTGGCACGAACCCAAATCGGGCGACTCGATCGCCACCCTCTGCAACAAGTTAGAATGTGCGGGTGTTAAATTGCTACCAGAATAG
- the ruvB gene encoding Holliday junction branch migration DNA helicase RuvB: protein MAIISSKQPAADAEQPAKQRKNATPKPTATPTQQAAADTEILQADITNPEEKIQEESLRPSSLKEYIGQKDLKGVLDIAIQAAKVRQESLDHLLLYGPPGLGKTTMSLILASEMGVNCKITAAPALERPRDIVGILMALQPGDILFIDEIHRLPRMTEEILYPAMEDFRLDITVGKGNTAKIRSIPLPKFTLVGATTKVGSLTSPLRDRFGLVQKLRFYEVDELTLIVQRTADILQTVVTEEGAAEIARRSRGTPRIANRLLKRVRDYAQVKAHTEIDGAIASAAMEIYNVDPLGLDWVDRLLLTTMAEQFNGGPVGLEALAASTGEDSHTIEEVYEPYLLQIGYLHRTPRGRVVTAAARKHLGLKGGNDNSEQLSLLED, encoded by the coding sequence ATGGCAATTATCTCTTCCAAACAGCCAGCCGCCGATGCCGAACAGCCAGCCAAGCAGAGGAAGAACGCTACTCCCAAACCAACTGCTACCCCTACCCAACAAGCTGCTGCCGACACTGAGATCCTGCAAGCCGATATTACCAATCCTGAAGAAAAAATCCAGGAAGAAAGCCTCAGACCTAGTAGCCTCAAAGAATATATCGGTCAAAAAGATCTCAAAGGCGTTCTCGATATTGCCATCCAAGCAGCCAAAGTCCGTCAAGAATCGCTCGATCACTTGTTATTGTACGGGCCGCCAGGACTGGGCAAAACTACCATGTCCCTAATTCTCGCGTCCGAAATGGGCGTAAATTGTAAGATTACCGCAGCTCCAGCCTTAGAACGTCCGCGCGATATCGTGGGGATTCTCATGGCATTGCAGCCGGGAGATATTCTCTTTATCGACGAGATTCATCGCTTACCCCGAATGACGGAAGAAATTCTCTATCCTGCGATGGAAGATTTTCGGTTAGATATTACGGTGGGTAAAGGTAATACTGCCAAAATTCGGAGTATTCCCCTACCTAAATTTACGCTCGTCGGCGCGACCACCAAAGTTGGTTCGCTGACATCGCCACTGCGCGACAGATTTGGACTGGTGCAGAAGTTACGCTTTTATGAAGTGGACGAACTAACGCTCATCGTCCAACGCACGGCAGATATCCTTCAGACAGTGGTAACTGAAGAAGGTGCAGCAGAAATTGCCAGACGCTCGCGCGGTACGCCACGAATTGCCAATCGCTTGCTCAAACGGGTGCGCGATTACGCTCAAGTCAAAGCTCACACCGAAATTGATGGCGCGATCGCCAGTGCCGCCATGGAGATTTATAATGTCGATCCGTTGGGCTTAGATTGGGTCGATCGATTATTACTCACCACGATGGCCGAGCAGTTTAATGGTGGCCCCGTAGGATTGGAAGCTCTAGCCGCATCTACAGGCGAAGATAGTCATACGATCGAAGAAGTCTACGAACCTTATCTACTCCAAATTGGCTATCTCCACCGCACGCCACGCGGACGGGTGGTGACAGCAGCAGCGCGGAAGCATTTGGGTTTGAAAGGGGGAAACGATAACAGCGAGCAGTTATCTTTGCTCGAAGATTGA
- a CDS encoding DUF4351 domain-containing protein — MRCKDCVEYERQIFKRAKLVRLQLNLPSFMTRFPHDQFAKDFLESLLSPLGQVQTSLKISGEVREVDVYFIPDPQLSPIQELGILAECAKTTVIFEPFRNSVKVPQIRACMSKLYDLHSYLLRDAKRQSQPELGDDLLPNLWILTPTLSAQILEGLGAKLELEKWDEGIYLLSPTLKTGIIVIHQLPQTPTTLWVRLLGKGKVQERAVREVAALPAEHPYRNNALDLLGNLKVILEARETIEPEEQELIMQLSPLYLEKIQEAQQIGEQRGEQRGEIKGRQDFVLRLLKKRVGAVSAEVLVRVMELSLEQLETLYDAALDFTTVNDLTAWLDLNG; from the coding sequence ATGCGATGCAAAGATTGTGTTGAATACGAGCGTCAAATATTTAAAAGAGCCAAATTAGTCCGACTTCAACTCAATCTGCCCAGCTTTATGACTCGATTTCCCCACGACCAATTCGCCAAAGATTTTCTAGAGTCATTGCTATCGCCTTTAGGTCAAGTGCAAACCTCTCTAAAAATTAGTGGCGAAGTCCGGGAAGTCGATGTCTATTTCATCCCCGACCCCCAACTTTCACCCATCCAAGAATTAGGAATACTCGCAGAATGCGCGAAAACCACCGTCATCTTTGAACCCTTTCGCAATTCCGTCAAAGTACCGCAAATTCGCGCCTGCATGTCCAAACTATACGACTTGCATAGCTACCTGCTCAGGGATGCCAAAAGACAATCCCAACCAGAACTAGGCGACGATCTTTTACCCAATCTCTGGATTTTAACACCCACCCTATCCGCCCAAATTCTAGAAGGACTCGGTGCTAAATTAGAGCTAGAAAAGTGGGACGAAGGTATCTATCTACTGAGTCCAACTCTCAAGACAGGCATCATCGTTATTCATCAACTACCCCAGACACCAACAACTCTGTGGGTTAGACTATTGGGTAAGGGCAAAGTGCAAGAACGAGCCGTTCGAGAAGTAGCGGCACTACCAGCCGAGCATCCCTATCGAAATAATGCTTTAGATTTACTGGGTAATCTGAAAGTTATCCTAGAAGCCAGAGAAACTATCGAACCAGAAGAGCAGGAGTTAATTATGCAGTTATCACCTTTGTATTTAGAAAAGATTCAGGAAGCGCAACAAATTGGCGAACAAAGAGGCGAACAGAGAGGCGAAATTAAGGGTCGGCAAGATTTCGTGCTGCGCTTGTTAAAGAAACGAGTAGGTGCTGTCTCCGCAGAGGTATTAGTAAGGGTGATGGAATTATCTTTAGAGCAGCTAGAAACTTTATATGATGCAGCTTTAGACTTTACCACAGTTAACGATCTGACAGCTTGGTTAGATCTAAATGGGTGA
- a CDS encoding DUF3593 domain-containing protein, producing MSSIIASVFSKESLFALSLFPYLGFLWLMTKRVETPKTALIGFYLTLVFVAVTIPIGAYAQLTLHKSLADVDLLHGGAEFFLTLSNITIAIGFSQALKSVDS from the coding sequence ATGTCATCGATAATTGCCTCAGTATTTTCTAAAGAATCATTATTTGCGCTCTCTTTATTTCCTTATTTAGGGTTTCTCTGGTTGATGACCAAAAGAGTCGAAACTCCCAAAACTGCTCTGATTGGTTTCTATCTAACTCTGGTATTTGTAGCAGTGACAATTCCCATAGGCGCATACGCTCAACTTACTTTACATAAATCGTTGGCAGATGTGGATCTATTACATGGTGGAGCTGAGTTCTTTTTGACGCTCTCTAATATCACGATCGCGATCGGTTTTAGTCAAGCATTAAAATCAGTTGATAGTTGA
- a CDS encoding Npun_F5560 family protein, translated as MNKNQSTNISTLKAEVARFREELNTRDKLVQQLSQELFRLVKDNTPYAPRPEVAGDYRAEVRLLREQLQGVEQQVHFYQEQLQRRDLEIQQLRQTIRELTERGQMLEQVIRELPKVYTRKFAERLAPIKNKIMSLQIENRQLQAELVAVTDRIAARGINLDPSVPNLKLDLPNITLQQSQQPLTVLSHA; from the coding sequence GTGAATAAAAATCAATCTACCAATATCTCGACACTCAAAGCCGAAGTCGCTCGGTTTCGGGAAGAACTCAATACTCGCGACAAACTCGTCCAGCAACTGTCTCAAGAGCTGTTTCGACTAGTCAAAGATAACACTCCATATGCGCCCAGACCAGAAGTAGCTGGCGATTATCGTGCGGAAGTGCGGTTGCTGCGCGAACAATTGCAAGGCGTCGAACAACAAGTTCACTTTTATCAAGAACAGCTCCAACGCAGGGATTTAGAGATCCAACAACTGCGTCAAACGATCCGCGAACTAACAGAACGCGGCCAAATGTTGGAGCAAGTGATTCGGGAGCTACCCAAGGTTTATACGCGCAAATTTGCCGAGCGGTTGGCACCGATTAAGAACAAGATTATGTCATTGCAGATCGAAAATCGCCAGCTTCAAGCTGAATTAGTCGCCGTCACAGATCGGATCGCCGCCAGAGGAATAAATCTCGACCCGTCGGTGCCCAATCTTAAGTTGGATTTACCCAATATCACTCTTCAGCAGTCACAGCAGCCATTGACAGTCCTCAGTCATGCCTAG
- a CDS encoding MBL fold metallo-hydrolase — protein sequence MSTLSHSGNEDLVCLPYGVGHSDEGVCLLVKMGPYRILLDCGLRDITPLIGVDGQPICDLVICSHAHADHARGLLDLHRAFPQLPIYTSEVTSHLLPLNWLDDKADVPHLSQALPWRRSIEFADGLSAELFPAGHLPGAAAVLLTYTGFYQSYSIFYTGDFFLSNSRLVEGLHLDAIRNLNPDVLIIEGSYGTARHPHRRKQENTLMARIDRAIGQQQSIILPVTQLGLAQELLILLRSHHLFTGRDIDIWVDSTIAAAYDAYLPLLDHFPPSVQNFARHQSLFWDEKVRPHVRQLTPETLPNIHQRQCIIITEKYTDLDTYTKGHPLPWLVLLPSSPHGMTIYPPTTPEMAVETYLLSEHSDGAGTAQLIHNIRPKHVMFVHGSAPYLADLTGLEELQNRYHLHSPSAGTLVSLPIGETFIQPAPPTDPNYEGELIELEREINITLPNAIASDPRWHNFADTGSIEARWQGEEIVLRGISPREILARQQELNLDPGTPCCGNCRFQRGSRCYNNRSPLHNFKVTPDGFCPAFEAGRG from the coding sequence TTGTCTACCCTGTCCCATTCTGGTAATGAAGATCTAGTTTGCTTGCCCTATGGCGTCGGCCATAGTGATGAGGGCGTGTGTTTGCTCGTCAAAATGGGGCCGTATCGGATCTTACTCGATTGTGGCTTGAGAGACATTACGCCCCTGATCGGCGTCGATGGACAGCCGATTTGCGATTTAGTCATCTGTAGCCACGCTCACGCGGATCATGCTAGAGGCTTGCTAGATCTACATCGTGCTTTTCCTCAGTTACCAATTTATACCAGTGAAGTCACCAGCCATTTGCTACCGCTAAATTGGTTGGATGACAAAGCTGACGTCCCACATCTGAGCCAAGCTTTGCCCTGGCGACGCTCGATCGAGTTTGCAGATGGTTTATCGGCGGAACTATTTCCCGCCGGACATTTGCCCGGTGCGGCGGCAGTGTTATTAACTTATACCGGATTTTATCAGTCCTATAGTATCTTCTACACGGGCGACTTTTTCTTATCCAATTCCCGCTTGGTAGAAGGTTTGCACCTAGACGCGATTCGGAATCTCAACCCCGATGTCTTAATTATCGAGGGTAGTTATGGCACCGCGCGCCATCCCCATCGCCGCAAACAAGAAAATACCCTGATGGCACGGATCGATCGGGCGATCGGCCAACAGCAATCGATTATACTACCAGTAACTCAGCTCGGTCTGGCACAAGAATTACTAATTCTCCTGCGCTCTCACCATCTATTTACCGGACGCGATATCGATATTTGGGTAGATAGCACGATCGCCGCAGCTTATGATGCTTATTTACCACTGCTGGATCATTTTCCGCCGTCGGTGCAAAACTTTGCCCGTCATCAGTCCCTATTTTGGGATGAAAAAGTTCGCCCGCACGTCCGCCAGCTTACCCCAGAAACTTTACCAAATATCCATCAACGGCAGTGTATTATCATCACCGAAAAATACACGGATCTCGATACTTATACCAAGGGACATCCCTTGCCTTGGCTGGTATTGTTGCCTTCCTCGCCACACGGGATGACAATATACCCCCCCACAACTCCAGAAATGGCAGTTGAAACCTACCTGTTGAGCGAACACTCCGATGGAGCAGGTACCGCACAGCTCATCCATAATATCCGCCCCAAACATGTCATGTTCGTTCACGGTTCGGCTCCTTATTTAGCAGATCTGACAGGCTTAGAAGAGTTACAAAACCGCTATCATCTTCACTCCCCATCCGCCGGAACTTTAGTCTCGCTGCCGATTGGCGAAACATTCATCCAACCCGCACCGCCGACAGATCCCAATTACGAGGGCGAATTAATCGAACTAGAGCGCGAAATTAATATTACCCTACCAAATGCGATCGCCAGCGATCCCCGCTGGCACAATTTCGCCGATACCGGATCGATCGAAGCCAGATGGCAAGGCGAAGAAATCGTCCTCAGAGGCATTTCACCGCGAGAAATTCTCGCCCGACAGCAAGAACTAAATCTCGATCCTGGCACCCCCTGCTGCGGTAACTGTCGTTTTCAACGCGGCTCACGCTGTTATAATAATCGATCGCCACTCCACAACTTTAAAGTCACCCCAGATGGCTTTTGTCCAGCATTTGAAGCAGGTAGAGGCTAG
- a CDS encoding DUF2459 domain-containing protein: protein MKKYKKIGRFLVRIGLGFLAVAIIGAFTPTKWFYSQQSDCNFPIYVSNVNNFHTEIMVPVTNRVFDWQQHLNLEQLGRSAERYEYLSFGWGDRQFFMNAAFDPISIFDVLFIPGPSVMHVWGRVQPKLNSESDIEIRKVNLSESQYAKLAQFINNSFDRSVDNKVTYLRQGLYSDSGFYNAKGTYSALRTCNAWTAEALRIADVNTPVWTALAPAVMKQIDCNCNRSSINSHLASK, encoded by the coding sequence TTGAAAAAGTACAAAAAGATCGGGCGGTTTTTAGTGCGGATTGGCTTAGGATTTTTGGCCGTTGCAATAATTGGTGCTTTTACACCTACAAAATGGTTTTACTCACAACAATCAGACTGTAATTTTCCAATTTATGTGAGCAATGTTAACAATTTTCATACTGAAATTATGGTGCCAGTAACCAATCGGGTATTTGATTGGCAACAGCATTTGAACTTAGAACAATTAGGTCGATCGGCAGAGCGGTATGAATATCTAAGTTTTGGTTGGGGCGATCGACAATTTTTTATGAATGCGGCTTTCGATCCGATCTCGATTTTTGATGTGCTGTTTATCCCTGGCCCAAGTGTGATGCATGTTTGGGGTCGAGTGCAACCAAAGTTAAATTCAGAATCCGATATTGAAATACGCAAAGTTAATTTGAGCGAATCTCAATATGCAAAACTCGCCCAATTTATTAATAATAGCTTCGATCGATCTGTTGATAATAAAGTCACTTATTTACGTCAAGGCTTATACTCTGACAGCGGTTTTTACAATGCGAAAGGGACTTATTCAGCACTGAGAACTTGCAATGCCTGGACTGCCGAAGCATTACGCATTGCCGATGTCAATACGCCAGTATGGACGGCTCTGGCTCCAGCAGTGATGAAGCAAATCGACTGCAATTGCAATCGATCGAGCATCAACTCACATCTTGCATCAAAATAA